From a region of the Candidatus Desulfofervidus auxilii genome:
- the rpoZ gene encoding DNA-directed RNA polymerase subunit omega, whose protein sequence is MARVTIEDCLKQVDNRFALVHMAVKRVLQLREGAKPLIECNNKEIVVALREIAAGKVIKKEKNE, encoded by the coding sequence ATGGCACGAGTTACAATAGAAGATTGCTTAAAACAAGTGGACAATCGCTTTGCCCTTGTTCACATGGCTGTAAAAAGGGTATTACAATTGAGGGAAGGGGCAAAGCCACTTATAGAATGTAATAATAAAGAGATTGTTGTTGCACTTAGAGAGATTGCTGCAGGCAAGGTGATTAAAAAAGAAAAAAATGAGTAA